The following are encoded in a window of Haliotis asinina isolate JCU_RB_2024 chromosome 14, JCU_Hal_asi_v2, whole genome shotgun sequence genomic DNA:
- the LOC137262204 gene encoding lengsin-like, whose product MSKMEIVKKELVKYDYVRFALCDLNGMSCGQVVRGCHAAKYLDKGLTMYEGTLALGPRGYPVNVNHEKNRCLGNMNVFPDLNTLRPIPWAPEGVKVVEMICESRWMEDDTPQLACPRYVARKQIQRLEDLGFDLYSGYEIEFIILDENMKPVFDSAAPYSHRLINKHSKVIFHMDKHFQDSKIDVERYHTECARGMFEAVTKPKYGIESLDMTFNLQEGLLEMADLGGFTVTFISRLSDSTTGGSKHFNVSLWTKSGENVFYDADAADKLSVVAKQFIAGILKHTKALYAFANPTVNCYRNTGMFLFPSAITWGLEDRTACVRAKNDGPSRTYIENRLASSMSNVYLIAASTIAAGLDGVIKKMECPPPGKTEHEELLPRSLSEALVELEKDEELCDALGKDLVAWFVQSKRDAELVKYEGVETDEERFAIEKEDYL is encoded by the exons ATGTCGAAGATGGAAATAGTCAAGAAGGAGCTGGTGAAATACGACTATGTCCGATTTGCTCTTTGCGATTTGAATGGCATGAGCTGTGGTCAAGTCGTCAGAGGCTGTCATGCTGCAAAGTATCTTGACAAGGGGCTGACTATGTATGAGG GTACGTTGGCTCTTGGCCCAAGAGGATATCCAGTGAATGTAAATCACGAGAAAAACCGCTGTTTGGGCAACATGAATGTCTTTCCTGATCTCAACACTCTCAGGCCAATTCCTTGGGCACCAGAAGGCGTGAAGGTTGTTGAAATGATATGCGAATCTAGGTGGATGGAAGACGACACCCCTCAACTGGCTTGTCCTCGGTATGTTGCAAGAAAACAGATTCAAAGGTTAGAAGATCTTGGGTTTGATTTGTATTCTGGCTATGAAATTGAATTTATAATCCTTGATGAAAACATGAAGCCAGTTTTTGATAGTGCTGCTCCATACAGTCATAGGTTAATCAACAAACACAGCAAAGTCATTTTTCACATGGATAAGCACTTTCAAGATTCCAAGATTGACGTTGAAAGATACCATACTGAATGTGCCAGGGGGATGTTTGAAGCTGTAACAAAACCAAAGTATGGAATCGAGAGTCTCGATATGACCTTCAATCTTCAGGAAGGCCTTCTAGAAATGGCGGATCTGGGCGGTTTTACAGTCACCTTTATATCCCGCCTATCAGACAGTACCACAGGGGGATCCAAGCATTTCAATGTTTCTCTCTGGACTAAATCTGGAGAAAACGTGTTCTACGATGCTGATGCTGCAGACAAATTGTCTGTTGTTGCCAAACAGTTCATTGCTGGTATCCTGAAGCATACCAAAGCTCTTTATGCATTTGCAAACCCTACTGTCAATTGTTATAGGAATACTGGCATGTTTCTTTTTCCTTCGGCAATCACCTGGGGACTCGAAGATCGAACGGCATGTGTCCGTGCAAAGAACGACGGTCCTTCGAGAACATATATTGAAAACAGACTTGCAAGTTCAATGAGCAACGTATATCTTATTGCTGCGTCTACAATTGCTGCTGGACTGGATGGAGTCATCAAGAAGATGGAGTGTCCACCCCCAGGAAAAACAGAACATGAGGAATTACTTCCGCGTTCTCTGAGTGAAGCTCTGGTTGAACTGGAAAAAGATGAGGAATTGTGTGATGCTTTAGGGAAGGATCTGGTGGCATGGTTCGTCCAGAGCAAGAGAGATGCGGAACTTGTCAAGTATGAGGGTGTTGAGACTGACGAGGAACGATTTGCTATTGAGAAAGAAGATTACCTGTAA